GGAGTTCTCCCTGGCCAACGCCCAGCGCATCGCGGCGATCGCTCCCACGGATGGCGCCAACTATGGCCCCGACATCTGGACCCCGGACCTGGGCTCCGTCCTCACGAACACCTGCTACATCGCGCAGGCGGGCGTGAAGGTCTGGTTGTTCTACGGCGCGACCGATGGCTGGGGCTGGACGGCCTCCCAGTTCGTGGACCGTTTGAATGCGTGCTCCCCCGCGCCAGTGCCCGCACCGGTGGTGACCGTCTATCCCAACCTCGGACACGCCGCGTGGGGCCGGGCATACGCGACGGACCACTCGTGGCATACCCCGAACCTCTATGAGTGGCTGCTCGCCCAGCAGCGCCCATAGAGGGCATGCCGGCCAGGAGCTGCCCGTGGGCGTGGTGACGGCCGTGCTCGGCGGGCCGCTGTTCCTCGCACTGCTCCACCGGCGCGGGCGACTATCCTCTTCAGCCGTCTAGAACACCGACCGATTTGATTTTTTAGTAAAATCAGGGATTTACGTGAGGGGGTGGACAACAGGGGCTGAATTTGATCAGGTCGGCACATGACCTTAGCCGTCAGTCCGCCGAAGGTGACCGGAGAGATAGCTCGATGGACTCCTCCGCGGGAGTTGAACGAGCAAGAGCAACAGATTGTCGAACGGATGAGCCGTAACGGCAAGCTGTTCGCTTTTCTGCGTCTGAATCGGCACAAGCTGATGGATGAGGCTTTTCAGGCGGAACTGGCCTCCATGTACCGCCAGACAGGAGCAGGGAAAGTGGCTATAGCACCCGGGCTGATGGCAATGGCAATACTCTTACAGGGATACATGGGAGTGTCGGATGCCACCCTGGTGGAACTGACGGTCTTCGACTTGAGAGTGCAGATGGTGTTGGGCTGGTTGGGTCACAGCGAGCCGGCGTTCTCCCAGGGCTCGTTGTATGAGTTTCGTCAGCGGCTGATGAGAAACCAAATGGACCGGCGCCTCCTGGAGAAGACAGTCGAGGTGGCGCGGGAACAGAAAGAGTTCGGTGAGCGAAAGCTCAAGACGCTGTTGCGAGTGGCGATTGACTCAAAGCCACTGGAGGGAGCTGGCCGGGTAGAGGACACCATCAACCTGGTAGGACACGCAGCGCGCAAGGTGATGATGTGCGTGGCGAAGCTGCTGGGATGTTCCAAGCAGCAGGCCTGCCGAGAGGCGGGTATTCCCTTGTTGTTGGAAAAAAGTATCAAGAAGGGATTGGATGTGGACTGGAGCGAAGCGGGGCAGAAAAAGAAAGCGCTGCAAGCCCTGCTCGAGCAAGTGGAAAGCATGATGTCCTGGCTAAGAAAGAATCTGGCAGAGGAGATGGAAGAGGAGCCTTTGAGGGAACACGTTCAGACTCTCGAGCAGATTCGCAAGCAGGACCTGGAGCCGGACCCAGAAGGAGGAGGTGTCCGCGTTCGCCAGCAAGTGGCGGAAGAGAGACGAGTGTCGGTAGAAGATGGGGAGATGCGTCATGGACGCAAGAGCAAAAGCAAGCGCTTCAACGGATTCAAGCAGCATGTGGCCACGGCGCTGGACGAAGAACTCATCCTGGCATGTGCTGTGACGCCCGCCAACCGACCTGAAGCGGAGGCAACACCGGCGCTTGAGAAGGACATGGAGAAGCAAGGAGTGAAGATTGACGAGTTACACATAGACCGGGGGTATATCAACAGCAGTATCGTGGACAGCGTGCTCGAGGAGGGAGGGGAAGTGCTGAGCAAGCCGTGGAAGGCACGCAATGGGGAGTTGTTCGCGAAGTCAGACTTCAAAATAGATATGCGAAGCCGGACCATCACGTGTCCGGAGGGGAAGACAATGCGCTTCGAACTGGGAAAGACAGTCGAATTCGCGACAAAGGACTGTGAGACTTGTCCATTGCGCGAGAAATGTACACAAGCCCAGATAGGACAAGGACGGACTGTGGCAATCAGTGAAGATGAAGCGCTCCAGCACAAGTTGCGCAAATTAATGAAGACACCTGCTGGGCGAGAGCGACTCAGGAAGCGAGTAGGGGTGGAACATCGACAAGCCCATATAGCGCGACGACAGGGGCGTCGTGCGCGCTATCGGGGCGTGCGTAAGAACGTCTTTGATCTACGACGTGCGGCCAGCATCCAGAATTTGGAGACATGGCAACGCCATCTAGAGTTGTCCCAGCAGCAGGTGGGATGATGTGGTTTTTAAATCGGTCGGTGTTCTAGAAGGAGTCCCTCGTGAGCGATGCATCGGTACACATCACCCGTTGGGGCAAGTCCGGTCCCCGGGTCGTCCTGGTGCATGGAAGCATGCAAGGCAGTGCGGTGGGGGGTGACCTCCACTTCGCCGTCCAGGAGCGTCTGGGCGAGCGGGGGTGGAGGCTGGTGGTTCCGGATCGTCCCGGCCACGGGCGCAGTCCGGCGCCCGGCCGTCCCGATGATGCCGAGGCGGATGGGGCGTGGGTCGCCGACCTGCTGGAGGATGGGGCGCATCTGGTGGGCCACTCCTTCGGAGGGTGTGTCGCCCTGGCCGCCGCCGCGAGGCGTCCCCAGGCCGTGCGTTCCCTGACGCTCATCGAGCCCGCGCTGCAGAACCTGGCCCCGAAGGACTGGCGCGTGCGGCGCTTCGTCCTGCGGGCCGCGTGGACCATGCTCTCCTCGCTCTCCGCCTCCTCGCGGGCCCGGCGCTTCTTTCGGCTGATGCGGGTACCTCGCGAGACCGGGAGCGGCGCCTCGCCGGAGGAACTCGAGCGCGTGGGGCGGGCGCTGCTCCAGCTCAAGGTCCCCTCGCCGGAAACGCTGCGGAGTCAGATGGAGACCGTGCGCCGCGAGGGCATTCCCCTGCTGGTCGTGACGGGAGGGTGGAGCCCGGCGCTGGAGGCCGCCGCGGATGCCGCGGTCGCCCTGGGCGGGGGCCAGCGGCGGGTGATTGCCTCGGAGAACCACTTCCCCCAAAGCATCTCCGACGAGTTCAACCAGCTCCTCGATGCCTTCATGCGCGAGAGCGACGCACGGCGCTCGCGCTGAAGCTGTCCTCCAAAGGAGACCAGGCAGGCGGGGCGGCGCGGGGTGGATTGACGCTCTCGGGAGACAACTGGCTGCCGCCGGCGTTTGTACGTGGGTCATGGACCTGGTTGGAATGACTTGTACATTCCATTCCAAATCCGGCGAGCCGTTGTTCGTGGATGAGGTTTGAGCCGGCCCCACGAAGCAAGCTCGGCGTGGAGCCTACTTGCGCGCCAGACCCAACGAGGCCAACAGGTAGTGGAAGGCCGCCCAGAAGTAGAAGCACAACAGGACGATGCTTTCCCGGGCGTCTTGCCGCCTTGCTGGCCGCCCTATTCGCCACTCATAAGATTCCGTAGATTCGAACGCTACAAGCTTACACGGGGTACCAAGGATGCCGCGAATCTACAAACCGGGCTCGTTCTTGAGAATCCCCCTTGCCGACGGCTCTTGGTGGAGAGAGCTGGAGGAGCAGTTTTCTCAACCGATTGTCCAGTTCATGCAGGACATTGGGAACTTCAGCGACTGCACAATCTTCGACACCGTCGGCAATGAGCGAAGCGCGGAGCCCCAGGAGTGTATCGGGCTTGAGCGCTCGGCTGGCGAGAGCATCGAAGGTGTGGCGGCAGGTATCTGCGGTCCCGAAGGTGCCGATCAAGAAGATCGAGGCCATCACGTTCACGAATTTGTTTCCCGCTGCGGCTATTGACGCAGAGAAGTCTCAGCACGGATTCCCTTTCTTCCAAAGCTCGCAGAGCACGCTGGGATCGATGACTCTGTCGCGTATGACCTTGCGCTGGACTTCGAGGGTATGCGGGGTCGTGGATGGGTCGTCCCGATGGGGGGCTTCCCCGTCGCCTACGGTATTTCCGCTGAACCAGCGCGAGTGTGGGGCGACGAGAGTCTCTTTGGTCAGCTCGACGGAGTTCTGTAGGCCATAGCCGCCCGGGATGTGCCCTCTCTGTCTGCGTAGCGTCGGCGCCCGTGCTCCTCCTCTCGGGCCTTCTCGCGTCTGACCAGGTAGTACTAATGCCGCCCCAACTCCCTGTCCCAGGCAGCCAACTGCACGGTCACCGTGTATTTGTCGGCGCTGGAGAGCGACTCGAACTTCTTCGGGGGAAGCGCGGAGAGGCGCTCGCGCAGGAAGTCCGTGTCCCTGAGCACCTCGCGGTGTTTGAATTCGGTGTCCTCCTCCACCAGGACAGGCATCAACCGGAGCACGGCCTCCAGGCAGTCCTCTCGGGTAGCGCGAGCCATGCGCTTCACCGTCATGGCCATGTGCTCGCGGACCGAGGCAGGGCCTCCGGGGCACCACGCCTCCAGGGTCTTGCGGTAGATATCCTCCATGAGTTCTTCCAGCGTGTACTTCTTACCGGGCCAGAACGCGTAGCGAGGGCCCTGGAGCACATCCCAGAAACGGAGCACCGAGGCGAGCCGGTTCGCCACGCGCTCCGCGCTCCGCGGCGGGGACGGAGACACGGTATAATCGAGGGCGCCCCAAGGGGTGCCCAGGCAGAAGGACTCGAAGGCGTCCCTCATGCGTTGACGCTCCTCCTTCGGGACGCCTTCATTCAAGTCCATGAAGACGTCGCCGAACATGTGCATCCACCAGCGTGTGCGGCCCAAGTCGAATTCGGCCCCCGAGTGCATCACCAGCAACTCGCCGGACGACACCTGGCGCATCTGCCGGGGCAGGGGAAAGGCACCGGTCTTGAGGTACTCCCGGGCCCACCAGCGTCCCTCGGCTCTCGCCTTGCGGCGAATGGCGGCGGTGGTGCCGTAGAGCCACGCCGGAAACTCGAGCACAGGGGACTGCTCCGGGGTCATGGCTTTTCGCCCTACCACAGCAGTCGGACGCCCCTCAAGCGCCAGGCACTTCGCGCGCTCCGAGGGAGGCAGACGCCTCCCGCCCGCTCAGCGGCAGTCCACAGGCAGGTAGACTTGGCCCTGGAAGCCCTGGGGCCGTTCGCCCCCTTCATAGGCGCCCCGGAGCGCCTGCTCGGCCAACTCACCGCGCTGTTCTATTTCTTCCCTGGGCAACTCCTCTGCCTTCTGGGCCGCCCGCTCCTTCCAGGAAGCATCGGGCTTCTTGCGCCGGTAGCTCCAACGGTACAGCGTCACTCCGGGCTCTGGCGTGCGCCAGGACAACTGCCAGAGTACTCCCCCCTTCTCGAATTCGAGGAAGAGGGACCCCTCGAAGCCGGTGCCCCCCGCGAGCTTCTTGTCAGGCTCGACAACCTCATTGAGCGCTGCCAGGTAGCGCCTCGCCTCTTCTCTCCCTTTCTCGCGCGACTCCTCATTGTCCGGCTTGAGTTCGAACAGCACGAGGGCGCGGGTATCGGTGATGTCCGGGCGCAAGCGCCTCACGAGTTCCGGAAGACGCTCGGGGTCCCCCAACTCTCCCTTCTCGACAATTCTGTAGAGGTCGACGGTGTTGAGAAAGACGCGGTTGGAGGGGTGCTGCACGCGGTACTCCAGGCCAATGACCTCATGTGCGGCCTTGCCAAGAAAAGCACCCCAAGGCTCCTTGGAGTCCAGCTTACGGCCAGGGAGCTTGGAGGAAGGCGGCTCCGCCTGGGCACCGAAGGCCGCCACGAGCACCAGGAGAAAACCCGCCAGCCGAAAGGTGCCCCTCGTCCTGCTTCCACGCTCTTTCATGTCCAACATGCTCCTCCCGGTGCGGTGTAAGGTTGGGGAGGGAACTGTGAGGGGCTGACATGCCGATGACGACCGTGGGCCTCGTCCGCCTTATACGCTGCCGTTCTGCCTCCAGATTTGGTCCAAATCTGGTCCGACAAGAACCGATTTGGTCCCCCAAGGCGCTTCGCGCCTCATCGTTAGGAGTGGGCTCGGCTCAGAGCGGCGGGCAACCTCTACTGGAAGCGGCGGGAAGCAAAACCGCCGCCGGCAGTGGCTTCCAGATCCGCGTTCCTCTGATGAGCGCTGCCTACCACCCCGGGTCACTGGAGACCATCACCTGTATATCTCGATGTAATCCAGCTCCGTGAACTGGGCCCCCTTCGTGAAGCGGATCGTGTTGGTGCCCGCGTTGAGGTTCACGGTGGTGGTGGCCGCCGTCCAGACATCGACGCCGTTGTTGGCATAGCTCTGGCTGAAGGGAGCGCCGCCATTGACCGAGATGTTGTGGCTGCTGGCTCCCCAGCCATTGCTGTAGAGCGTGCGCAGGGTATAGGTGCCCGAGCTGGGGACATTGACCCGGAACTCCACGAAGCTGTCCGCGTAGTCGATGTACCCGGCCTTCTGCCCGTTCGACGCGCTGGCCTGGGAGGCGATCGCGGCGTGGAAGATCGTCGCGTTCTCGGCCTCGTAGCGGGGCAGTTCGAGGTAGTCCAGCTCGGTGAAGTTGCTGCCCTTCGTGAAGGTGAGCGTGTTGTTCCCCGCGTTCAGGGGCACCTGCAGCGTCAGCGAGTTCCAGACATCCACCCCGTCGTTGGCATAGTTCACGCTGAAGGGCGCTCCCCCGTTGACCGAGACATCGTGGCTGCTGGCCCCCCAGCCATT
Above is a window of Cystobacter fuscus DNA encoding:
- a CDS encoding IS1182 family transposase, with the translated sequence MTLAVSPPKVTGEIARWTPPRELNEQEQQIVERMSRNGKLFAFLRLNRHKLMDEAFQAELASMYRQTGAGKVAIAPGLMAMAILLQGYMGVSDATLVELTVFDLRVQMVLGWLGHSEPAFSQGSLYEFRQRLMRNQMDRRLLEKTVEVAREQKEFGERKLKTLLRVAIDSKPLEGAGRVEDTINLVGHAARKVMMCVAKLLGCSKQQACREAGIPLLLEKSIKKGLDVDWSEAGQKKKALQALLEQVESMMSWLRKNLAEEMEEEPLREHVQTLEQIRKQDLEPDPEGGGVRVRQQVAEERRVSVEDGEMRHGRKSKSKRFNGFKQHVATALDEELILACAVTPANRPEAEATPALEKDMEKQGVKIDELHIDRGYINSSIVDSVLEEGGEVLSKPWKARNGELFAKSDFKIDMRSRTITCPEGKTMRFELGKTVEFATKDCETCPLREKCTQAQIGQGRTVAISEDEALQHKLRKLMKTPAGRERLRKRVGVEHRQAHIARRQGRRARYRGVRKNVFDLRRAASIQNLETWQRHLELSQQQVG
- a CDS encoding alpha/beta fold hydrolase: MSDASVHITRWGKSGPRVVLVHGSMQGSAVGGDLHFAVQERLGERGWRLVVPDRPGHGRSPAPGRPDDAEADGAWVADLLEDGAHLVGHSFGGCVALAAAARRPQAVRSLTLIEPALQNLAPKDWRVRRFVLRAAWTMLSSLSASSRARRFFRLMRVPRETGSGASPEELERVGRALLQLKVPSPETLRSQMETVRREGIPLLVVTGGWSPALEAAADAAVALGGGQRRVIASENHFPQSISDEFNQLLDAFMRESDARRSR
- a CDS encoding DUF1398 family protein, producing the protein MPSCARATHGARAEAVLQRRPGRRGGAGWIDALGRQLAAAGVCTWVMDLVGMTCTFHSKSGEPLFVDEV